In Actinoplanes sp. NBC_00393, a single genomic region encodes these proteins:
- a CDS encoding response regulator transcription factor: protein MTDTLLRVLVVDDQQLVREGLTALLELTDGVEVVGSAADGARALELVAEHRPDVVLMDLRMPVLDGITATARVREQFPDVAVVVLTTYADEDSIAGALAAGARGYLTKDAGRTEIGMALRAAAAGHSLFDPVVAARLADAMRRPATPPPADRLPDGLTQREAEVLGQIAHGRTNAEIAAALFVAETTVKTHINNAFAKIGARNRTEAAGYATRHGLGRGGSDQ from the coding sequence GTGACGGACACGCTGCTGCGGGTGCTGGTCGTCGATGACCAGCAACTGGTCCGGGAGGGGCTGACCGCCCTGCTGGAGCTCACCGACGGTGTCGAGGTCGTCGGATCGGCTGCGGACGGCGCCCGGGCCCTGGAGCTCGTCGCCGAGCACCGGCCGGACGTCGTCCTGATGGATCTGCGGATGCCGGTTCTGGACGGGATCACCGCCACCGCCCGGGTCCGGGAGCAGTTCCCCGACGTGGCCGTGGTCGTGCTCACCACGTACGCCGACGAGGACTCGATCGCCGGTGCGCTGGCGGCCGGCGCACGCGGTTATCTGACCAAGGACGCCGGGCGGACCGAGATCGGGATGGCGTTGCGGGCCGCGGCGGCCGGGCACTCGCTGTTCGACCCGGTGGTCGCGGCCCGGCTGGCCGATGCGATGAGACGGCCGGCGACGCCCCCGCCCGCCGACCGGTTGCCGGACGGGCTCACTCAGCGCGAGGCCGAGGTGCTCGGGCAGATCGCCCACGGCCGGACCAACGCGGAGATCGCGGCGGCCCTGTTCGTGGCGGAGACGACCGTGAAGACGCACATCAACAACGCGTTCGCCAAGATCGGGGCCCGCAACCGAACCGAGGCGGCCGGGTACGCGACCCGGCACGGCCTCGGTCGCGGCGGATCTGATCAGTAG
- a CDS encoding DUF2786 domain-containing protein, with protein MTAREIVDRVRAGEIDHETALDLLTGAPAAEVDTALQAALTEQFERLFRNGWQPLELHRAVARRGNPVQARLVAEAATAFLRGKEPVDERWREQIPKYQEKRHDRIAVLDASLDLLCELRRLPAIEILVPPPGTPLTKVPHHGDERILGRVRALLAKAEATDFPAEAETYSAKAQELITRYRIEEVTAPAVDVTPFARRIGVDHPYESEKASLLDAVARANTCRTVWSPELGFSTIFGFDSDIDAVELLYTSLLVQANRAMTRDEPARGKARVKAFRRSFLVAYAIRIGERLRQATEREFAGHGDLLPVLRKREIQVDAAMDKAFPRTVRARGRRVYSLEGWESGRAAADEAELR; from the coding sequence ATGACGGCCCGCGAGATCGTCGACCGCGTCCGGGCCGGAGAGATCGACCACGAGACAGCGCTCGACCTGCTGACCGGCGCGCCCGCCGCCGAGGTGGACACGGCGCTTCAGGCGGCGCTGACCGAGCAGTTCGAGCGCCTGTTCCGCAACGGCTGGCAGCCCCTCGAGCTGCACCGGGCGGTCGCCCGCCGAGGGAACCCGGTCCAGGCCCGGCTGGTCGCCGAGGCGGCGACGGCGTTCCTGCGGGGCAAGGAGCCGGTGGACGAGCGCTGGCGCGAGCAGATCCCGAAATATCAGGAGAAGCGGCACGATCGGATCGCGGTCCTGGACGCGTCCCTCGACCTGCTGTGCGAGCTGCGCCGGCTCCCGGCCATCGAGATCCTGGTCCCGCCGCCCGGCACCCCGCTCACCAAGGTGCCGCACCACGGCGACGAGCGCATCCTCGGGCGGGTGCGGGCGCTGCTGGCCAAGGCGGAGGCCACCGACTTCCCGGCCGAGGCGGAGACGTACAGCGCCAAGGCCCAGGAGCTGATCACCCGGTACCGGATCGAGGAGGTCACCGCGCCGGCGGTGGACGTCACGCCGTTCGCCCGCCGGATCGGGGTGGATCATCCGTACGAGAGCGAGAAGGCCAGCCTGCTCGACGCGGTGGCCCGGGCCAACACCTGCCGCACGGTCTGGTCGCCGGAGCTGGGCTTCAGCACGATCTTCGGCTTCGACTCCGACATCGATGCGGTCGAACTGCTCTACACGTCACTGTTGGTGCAGGCCAACCGGGCGATGACCCGGGACGAGCCGGCCCGCGGCAAAGCCCGGGTGAAGGCGTTCCGGCGGTCGTTCCTGGTCGCGTACGCGATCCGGATCGGCGAACGGCTCCGCCAGGCGACCGAGCGTGAGTTCGCCGGTCACGGCGACCTGCTGCCGGTGCTGCGCAAACGGGAGATCCAGGTGGACGCGGCGATGGACAAGGCGTTCCCGCGCACGGTCCGGGCCCGCGGCCGGCGGGTCTACAGCCTGGAAGGCTGGGAGTCCGGCCGGGCAGCAGCGGACGAGGCCGAATTGCGTTGA
- a CDS encoding roadblock/LC7 domain-containing protein translates to MTVDPAVLEELGRLRSKVPELSGSVLATADGLVVAHDSHGMEPDTLAALAAAHLALARRFAHAVNHGELRESVVECDGGYITSYAAGPNALLTVVTSGDANLAMVHLEARRCVRRLIRIMALEAAPQMRPEIPTQAGPSTPLARRTPMATLPNVGRRRQAAG, encoded by the coding sequence ATGACGGTGGATCCGGCGGTACTCGAGGAGCTCGGCCGCCTGCGCAGCAAGGTGCCCGAACTCTCCGGCAGCGTGCTCGCCACCGCCGACGGGCTCGTCGTCGCGCACGATTCGCACGGCATGGAGCCGGACACCCTGGCCGCGCTGGCCGCGGCACACCTGGCACTGGCCCGGCGGTTCGCCCACGCGGTCAACCACGGCGAACTCCGGGAGTCGGTGGTGGAGTGCGACGGCGGCTACATCACGTCGTACGCCGCCGGCCCGAACGCGCTGCTCACCGTGGTCACCTCGGGTGACGCGAACCTCGCCATGGTCCATCTGGAGGCGCGTCGCTGCGTACGCCGCCTCATTCGCATCATGGCCCTGGAAGCCGCGCCGCAGATGCGGCCGGAGATCCCCACGCAGGCCGGTCCCTCGACCCCGCTGGCCCGGCGGACGCCGATGGCCACGCTGCCGAACGTCGGCCGCCGCCGCCAGGCGGCCGGCTGA
- a CDS encoding DUF4388 domain-containing protein, with product MTSTKTATPGSLLMQVAGERQTGALMVGGHPGGAVYVFEGRIIYAESPAAPGVGALLTSSGRLAARTWQNALDLGTSTARVGRLLVEQGHLTQGELELCVLTATYDAAYFALSSPSAPVDFLPGATHWIGPVVHIDATAVDREVGRRVRLLDEIIANPRIDTAAVIPVTRAPRERVVLTALQWELLVHADGQRTPADLALLLGRAGFATIQELRRLAALGLIEQPEVRPNDAPDFVRLPQPRGAAAPLARSAPDSHARPAPAPNPRPAADPLAGPAPDNSDAPTVPVISGAEPVPVRANPPNSDPPLAPPSGDNNAGVYRPPRLARRKPGAKLPKEMATENPPVHQGTDEVLLKRIRTALRALR from the coding sequence GTGACCTCCACGAAGACCGCAACGCCCGGAAGCCTGCTGATGCAGGTCGCCGGCGAGCGGCAGACCGGAGCGCTGATGGTGGGTGGCCACCCCGGCGGCGCGGTCTACGTCTTCGAGGGCCGGATCATCTACGCCGAGTCACCGGCGGCGCCGGGCGTCGGCGCGCTGCTCACCTCCTCCGGGCGGCTCGCCGCGCGGACCTGGCAGAACGCGCTCGACCTGGGCACCTCAACGGCCCGGGTCGGGCGGCTGCTGGTCGAGCAGGGCCACCTCACCCAGGGCGAACTGGAACTCTGCGTGCTCACCGCGACCTACGACGCGGCGTACTTCGCGCTCAGCTCGCCGTCCGCCCCGGTGGACTTCCTGCCGGGCGCGACGCACTGGATCGGCCCGGTCGTGCACATCGACGCGACCGCCGTCGACCGCGAGGTGGGCCGCCGGGTCCGGCTGCTCGACGAGATCATCGCGAACCCGCGGATCGACACCGCGGCGGTCATCCCGGTCACCCGGGCGCCGCGGGAACGGGTCGTGCTGACCGCGCTCCAGTGGGAGCTGCTGGTGCATGCCGACGGCCAGCGTACCCCCGCTGACCTGGCTCTTCTGCTGGGCCGCGCGGGCTTCGCGACCATCCAGGAGCTACGGCGCCTCGCGGCGCTGGGTCTGATCGAACAGCCCGAGGTACGCCCGAACGACGCTCCCGACTTCGTCCGGCTGCCACAGCCGCGCGGGGCCGCCGCGCCGCTCGCCCGGTCGGCCCCGGACTCCCACGCTCGGCCGGCCCCGGCCCCGAATCCCCGGCCGGCAGCGGACCCGCTCGCCGGGCCGGCGCCGGACAACAGCGACGCGCCGACCGTACCGGTGATCAGCGGGGCGGAGCCCGTGCCCGTCCGCGCCAACCCGCCGAACAGCGACCCACCGCTGGCCCCGCCGTCCGGCGACAACAACGCGGGGGTGTACCGGCCACCCCGGCTGGCCCGCCGTAAACCCGGCGCCAAGCTCCCCAAGGAGATGGCGACCGAGAACCCGCCGGTGCACCAGGGCACCGACGAAGTCCTGCTCAAGCGCATACGCACCGCATTGAGGGCACTGCGGTGA
- a CDS encoding deoxyguanosinetriphosphate triphosphohydrolase, whose product MTAADAQRWASEPAKDSGYGRTPYQRDRARVLHSAGFRRLAAKTQVHTAGSDDFLRTRLTHSLEVAQISREMGARLGCDPDVVDVAGLAHDLGHPPFGHNGEAALDAVSQDCGGFEGNAQTLRVLTRLEAKVPGAGLNLTRAALDACSKYPWFRKPGSRKFGVYPDDRPVFEWLRQPRTDERRCLEAQVMDWADDVAYSVHDVEDGIHGGYLTLRPLLHDPDERAALCADVAATYSAQTAGELAGALDLLLADPAVAAVADYDGGYQAQVALKRMTSVLTGRFVSSAVGATHSRFGTDPMRRYDADLVVPRTVRDQCALLKGMALRYVMRTRAAEDWYEQQRTILTELVDALTRTPERLDPLFRPQHAAAADDAAALRVVIDQVASLTDPAAVAWHRTLVAARR is encoded by the coding sequence ATGACGGCCGCCGACGCCCAACGGTGGGCATCCGAGCCCGCCAAGGACAGTGGGTACGGGCGTACGCCGTACCAGCGGGACCGGGCGCGGGTGCTGCACTCGGCGGGGTTCCGGCGGCTGGCGGCCAAGACCCAGGTGCACACGGCGGGGTCGGACGACTTCTTGCGTACGCGGCTCACGCACTCGCTCGAGGTCGCCCAGATCTCCCGGGAGATGGGCGCCCGGCTGGGCTGCGACCCGGACGTGGTGGACGTCGCCGGGCTCGCCCACGACCTCGGCCACCCGCCGTTCGGGCACAACGGCGAGGCCGCCCTGGACGCCGTCTCCCAGGACTGCGGCGGGTTCGAGGGCAACGCGCAGACGCTGCGGGTGCTCACCCGGCTGGAGGCCAAGGTCCCCGGCGCCGGGCTCAACCTGACCCGGGCCGCCCTCGACGCCTGCTCCAAGTACCCGTGGTTCCGCAAGCCCGGCAGCCGCAAGTTCGGTGTCTACCCGGACGACCGGCCGGTCTTCGAGTGGCTCCGGCAGCCCCGCACCGACGAGCGCCGCTGCCTGGAGGCGCAGGTCATGGACTGGGCGGACGACGTGGCGTACTCGGTGCACGACGTCGAGGACGGGATACACGGCGGCTACCTGACCCTGCGCCCGCTGCTGCACGATCCGGACGAGCGGGCCGCGCTCTGCGCCGACGTGGCCGCCACCTACTCCGCGCAGACCGCCGGCGAGCTGGCCGGCGCCCTGGACCTGCTGCTGGCCGACCCGGCGGTGGCGGCGGTGGCCGACTACGACGGCGGGTACCAGGCGCAGGTCGCCCTCAAACGGATGACCAGCGTGCTCACCGGCCGGTTCGTCTCGTCGGCGGTGGGCGCCACGCACAGCCGGTTCGGCACCGACCCGATGCGCCGGTACGACGCCGACCTCGTGGTGCCGCGCACGGTCCGTGACCAGTGTGCGCTGCTGAAGGGCATGGCGCTGCGCTACGTGATGCGCACCCGGGCCGCCGAGGACTGGTACGAGCAGCAGCGCACCATCCTCACCGAACTCGTGGACGCGCTCACTCGTACCCCGGAAAGGTTGGATCCGCTCTTCCGGCCGCAGCATGCGGCCGCCGCTGATGATGCCGCCGCCCTGCGCGTGGTGATCGACCAGGTGGCCTCGCTGACCGATCCCGCCGCGGTGGCCTGGCACCGGACCCTGGTGGCGGCCCGCCGATAG
- a CDS encoding VOC family protein, with amino-acid sequence MPVRWEQVVVDAKDPARLAQWWAEALGYVIVNETPDEVEIRRTPDELPGLLFTPVTDAKVVKNRLHIDLRPDDQEAEVERLVDMGARQADIGQQGVGWVVLADPEGNEFCVLSSRK; translated from the coding sequence ATGCCGGTCCGGTGGGAGCAGGTCGTGGTGGACGCGAAGGATCCGGCACGGCTGGCACAGTGGTGGGCCGAGGCGCTCGGCTACGTGATCGTGAACGAGACCCCGGACGAGGTCGAGATCCGCCGCACCCCGGACGAGCTGCCCGGTCTGCTCTTCACGCCGGTCACCGATGCCAAGGTGGTGAAGAACCGGCTGCACATCGACCTGCGCCCGGACGACCAGGAGGCCGAGGTGGAGCGGCTGGTGGACATGGGCGCCCGGCAGGCCGACATCGGTCAGCAGGGCGTCGGCTGGGTGGTGCTGGCCGACCCGGAGGGCAACGAGTTCTGCGTGCTGAGCTCCCGGAAGTGA
- a CDS encoding DUF4388 domain-containing protein → MIPGSPATASMRRLLTELGESGRTGALHIGGAPGGVLYLTAGRITYAETPARPGLGERLVSSGRLAPHAWRTAYAEGRGTHRVGRALLRDGRLGQNELALRVVAVIADATHELLQQAHAPARFAPGERHWLGEVAGVELGSLGHLTAVRLRAVPGPRRPRSRRPVTAGGIRRERLPAGGP, encoded by the coding sequence GTGATTCCAGGTTCACCGGCGACCGCGTCGATGCGGCGCCTGCTCACCGAACTGGGCGAGTCGGGACGTACCGGCGCGCTGCACATTGGCGGCGCTCCCGGCGGGGTGCTCTACCTGACCGCCGGCCGCATCACCTACGCCGAGACACCGGCCCGTCCGGGTCTCGGTGAACGTCTCGTGTCCTCGGGGCGGCTGGCCCCGCACGCGTGGCGGACCGCCTACGCCGAGGGCCGCGGCACCCACCGGGTCGGCCGGGCCCTGCTCCGCGACGGCCGGCTCGGACAGAACGAACTGGCCCTGCGGGTGGTGGCGGTGATCGCCGACGCCACCCACGAGCTGCTGCAGCAGGCACACGCGCCGGCCCGTTTCGCACCCGGCGAACGGCACTGGCTCGGCGAGGTGGCCGGCGTGGAACTGGGGTCGCTCGGGCACCTGACGGCCGTACGGCTGCGGGCTGTTCCGGGCCCGCGGCGCCCGCGCTCCCGGCGGCCCGTAACGGCCGGCGGCATCCGGCGGGAACGACTTCCCGCAGGTGGACCATGA
- a CDS encoding arabinan endo-1,5-alpha-L-arabinosidase, translated as MLRKTLLAGVTGLLAVAASVYGLKMADAATYPNPGAVTGSTFAHDPTMVKRPTGGYLLAYTAPGIGLKTSSDRTRFTDAGKAFPNGTPWADPYTNGDTNLWAPDISYHGGKYLMYYSASTFGSSKSAIFLAGSTTGAAGTWTNYGKVIESTTSSGFNAIDPNLTVTPAGEWYLSFGSFWSGIKMVKLNPSTGKRADSTIHHLAERFVNSKSVEAPHIYYRGGYYYLFVAFDFCCKGASSTYRTMVGRSKSITGPYVDRAGTAMTAGGGTEILASHDAVHGPGHPAVFGDTDADVLVYHYYTAAGDARLGINLLRWDSSAWPVVY; from the coding sequence ATGCTCCGCAAGACGCTCCTGGCCGGAGTGACCGGCCTGCTGGCAGTGGCGGCCAGCGTGTACGGCCTGAAGATGGCCGACGCCGCGACCTACCCGAACCCCGGCGCGGTCACCGGTTCGACGTTCGCCCACGACCCGACCATGGTGAAGCGACCCACCGGCGGTTACCTGCTCGCCTACACGGCGCCGGGCATCGGGCTGAAGACCTCGTCGGACCGGACCCGGTTCACCGACGCCGGGAAGGCCTTTCCGAACGGCACGCCGTGGGCCGACCCGTACACGAACGGTGACACCAACCTGTGGGCGCCGGACATCTCGTACCACGGCGGCAAATACCTGATGTATTACTCGGCCTCCACGTTCGGCTCGAGCAAATCGGCGATCTTCCTGGCCGGCAGCACGACCGGCGCGGCCGGCACGTGGACGAACTACGGCAAGGTCATCGAAAGCACGACCAGCAGCGGGTTCAACGCGATCGACCCGAACCTGACCGTCACCCCGGCCGGCGAGTGGTACCTGAGCTTCGGCTCCTTCTGGTCCGGCATCAAGATGGTCAAGCTGAACCCGTCGACCGGCAAGCGGGCGGACAGCACGATCCACCACCTCGCCGAGCGGTTCGTGAACAGCAAGTCGGTCGAGGCGCCGCACATCTACTACCGCGGCGGCTACTACTACCTCTTCGTCGCGTTCGACTTCTGCTGCAAGGGCGCGTCCAGCACGTACCGAACGATGGTCGGCCGCTCCAAGTCGATCACCGGCCCGTACGTGGACCGGGCCGGCACCGCGATGACCGCGGGCGGCGGCACCGAGATCCTCGCCTCGCACGACGCCGTGCACGGCCCGGGACACCCGGCGGTCTTCGGCGACACCGACGCTGACGTGCTGGTCTACCACTACTACACGGCTGCGGGTGACGCCCGGCTCGGGATCAACCTGCTCCGCTGGGACTCGTCCGCCTGGCCGGTCGTCTACTGA
- a CDS encoding MFS transporter, translated as MLLYPVYALLFADTGLTTAEISSLFAIWSVVSFVCEIPAGALADVWSRKRLYALGQLITAAGFACWLIWPAYQGFALGFVLWGVGGALSSGTLEALVYDELGESTAYARLIGRSGTVALLAMLVATLLATPAYTAGGYLLVGLASIVTVAVGGLLALRLPEKPRPGTSDASPTGDPGTVGGGGAGTASGIGTASESGAAGETGAASETGAASETGVASETGAASETGAASETGVASETGAASETGAASETGAASGGETGTAGGGEAGTASGGEDEPGGYLAMLRAGLREVSGSGRVARVLLVSAAVPGFSALDEYLPLLAREKGSPTSGVPLVFALIALAMAAGSALAGRIPPTSSRPLAGALALAAALLALGSLVPHLAGMAAVAVAFGLLQFAMVHAETRLQESITGPARTTVLSISGFAAEVCAVALYAAFALPISLPLLFSIAGVPLLATALLAARR; from the coding sequence GTGCTTCTCTACCCGGTCTACGCGCTGCTCTTCGCCGACACCGGGCTCACGACCGCCGAGATCTCGTCGCTGTTCGCGATCTGGTCGGTGGTCTCCTTCGTGTGCGAGATCCCGGCCGGCGCCCTCGCCGACGTCTGGTCCCGTAAGCGGCTCTACGCGCTCGGCCAGCTCATCACGGCAGCCGGTTTCGCCTGCTGGCTGATCTGGCCCGCCTATCAGGGCTTCGCGCTCGGCTTCGTCCTGTGGGGCGTGGGCGGCGCGCTCAGCTCCGGCACGCTGGAAGCGCTCGTCTACGACGAACTCGGCGAATCCACCGCATACGCCCGGCTGATCGGCCGCTCCGGCACGGTCGCCCTGCTCGCGATGCTCGTCGCGACGCTGCTGGCCACTCCCGCCTATACGGCCGGCGGCTACCTCCTGGTCGGCCTGGCCAGCATTGTGACGGTCGCCGTGGGCGGCTTGCTCGCGCTTCGCCTCCCCGAGAAACCCCGCCCCGGTACGAGCGACGCGTCCCCGACCGGCGACCCCGGCACCGTGGGCGGTGGCGGGGCCGGCACGGCGAGCGGAATCGGCACGGCTAGCGAGTCCGGCGCGGCCGGCGAGACCGGCGCGGCGAGCGAGACCGGCGCGGCGAGCGAGACCGGCGTGGCGAGCGAGACCGGCGCGGCGAGCGAGACCGGCGCGGCGAGCGAGACCGGCGTGGCGAGCGAGACCGGCGCGGCCAGCGAGACCGGCGCGGCGAGCGAGACCGGCGCGGCGAGCGGGGGCGAGACCGGCACGGCGGGCGGTGGCGAGGCCGGCACGGCGAGCGGCGGTGAGGACGAGCCGGGTGGCTATCTGGCGATGCTGCGGGCCGGGCTGCGCGAGGTGAGCGGCAGCGGCCGGGTGGCGCGGGTGCTGCTCGTCAGCGCCGCCGTGCCCGGGTTCAGCGCGCTGGACGAGTACCTGCCGCTTCTCGCCCGGGAGAAGGGTTCGCCCACTTCGGGCGTACCCCTGGTGTTCGCCCTGATCGCCCTGGCAATGGCGGCCGGCAGTGCGCTGGCCGGCCGGATCCCGCCGACCTCGTCGCGTCCGCTAGCCGGCGCGCTGGCGCTGGCCGCCGCGCTGCTGGCGCTCGGCTCGCTGGTCCCGCACCTGGCCGGCATGGCCGCGGTGGCGGTCGCCTTCGGCCTGCTCCAGTTCGCCATGGTGCACGCCGAGACCCGCCTGCAGGAGAGCATCACCGGACCGGCCCGCACCACCGTCCTGTCGATCAGCGGCTTCGCCGCCGAGGTGTGCGCGGTCGCCCTTTACGCCGCGTTCGCCCTACCGATCTCCCTCCCGCTGCTGTTCAGCATCGCGGGCGTCCCACTGCTGGCCACGGCTCTGCTCGCCGCCCGCCGCTGA
- a CDS encoding methyl-accepting chemotaxis protein, with product MESDSRRRGVSIVGRLLFLGAAGLASVALVTVFAIRNLEDQSAANTEIAAISSAMSNQWNADMMHDALKADVMSALVATTEAERAEYGAEEVTEHGRTMIEKFDAAAALAPAALRADYAQARPQVVEYADAAAGTVSSAATDPAAAQRSLAGFLETYAALEESLGALDDRVAAEVTAASERGRAASESSSTFIKVAATVANLLTVIACLLTIRAVRRPLRSMRETLRTLAQRDLTVRAPVVNRDEFGEMAGALNEALAALQSTVAATAARVDTLGEASSELQVLAGELDSSAERTSSQARNADSSAGHVSGSVHDMLSATDQLSASIREIAKQASSAASTTNEATATANRTAEAVGRLSEASREVGDIVRMITNIAEQTNLLALNASIEAARAGHAGKGFAVVATEVKDLAQETAQATGEITSKILAIQEMTTGTAEAIEAIAAVIKRIDEGQRTIAAAVEQQAATTDLMARNVGAVSAAATQISGTVSHITESSASTAEGANTTRHSAGMVSGAADEIRSLIGQFRY from the coding sequence GTGGAGTCCGATTCGCGCCGTCGCGGCGTCAGCATCGTCGGCCGTCTGCTGTTCCTGGGCGCCGCGGGACTCGCCTCGGTCGCCCTGGTGACCGTCTTCGCGATCCGCAACCTGGAGGATCAGAGCGCCGCGAATACGGAGATCGCCGCGATCAGCTCGGCGATGAGCAATCAGTGGAACGCGGACATGATGCACGACGCGCTGAAGGCCGACGTGATGTCCGCGCTGGTCGCCACCACCGAGGCGGAGCGTGCCGAGTACGGCGCCGAGGAGGTGACCGAGCACGGCCGGACGATGATCGAGAAGTTCGACGCGGCGGCCGCGCTGGCCCCCGCGGCGCTGCGAGCGGACTACGCGCAGGCGCGTCCGCAGGTGGTCGAGTACGCCGACGCGGCGGCCGGGACCGTGAGCTCCGCCGCGACCGATCCGGCGGCCGCCCAGCGGTCGCTGGCCGGCTTCCTGGAGACCTACGCGGCCCTCGAGGAGAGCCTCGGCGCCCTGGACGACCGGGTGGCGGCCGAGGTGACCGCGGCCAGCGAACGCGGCCGGGCGGCGTCGGAGTCGAGCAGCACGTTCATCAAGGTGGCGGCGACCGTGGCGAACCTGCTCACGGTGATCGCCTGTCTGCTCACCATCCGGGCGGTCCGGCGGCCGCTGCGCTCGATGCGCGAGACGCTGCGCACGCTGGCCCAGCGCGACCTGACCGTGCGGGCGCCGGTCGTCAACCGCGACGAGTTCGGCGAGATGGCCGGGGCGCTGAACGAGGCGCTGGCCGCGCTGCAGAGCACGGTCGCGGCGACCGCGGCCCGGGTGGACACCCTGGGTGAGGCGAGCTCCGAGCTGCAGGTGCTCGCCGGTGAACTGGACAGCTCCGCCGAGCGGACCTCGTCGCAGGCCCGGAACGCGGACAGTTCGGCCGGGCACGTCTCCGGGTCGGTGCACGACATGCTGTCCGCAACTGATCAGCTCTCCGCCTCGATCCGGGAGATCGCGAAGCAGGCCTCGTCGGCGGCCAGCACGACGAACGAGGCGACGGCGACCGCGAACCGGACCGCGGAGGCGGTGGGCCGGCTGAGCGAGGCGAGCCGGGAGGTCGGCGACATCGTCCGGATGATCACCAACATCGCGGAGCAGACGAACCTGCTGGCGCTCAACGCCAGCATCGAGGCCGCCCGGGCCGGGCACGCCGGCAAGGGTTTCGCGGTGGTCGCCACCGAGGTCAAGGACCTGGCGCAGGAGACCGCGCAGGCGACCGGCGAGATCACCTCGAAGATCCTGGCCATCCAGGAGATGACCACGGGCACCGCGGAGGCGATCGAGGCGATCGCCGCGGTGATCAAAAGAATCGACGAGGGTCAGCGTACGATCGCCGCCGCGGTGGAACAGCAGGCGGCCACCACCGACCTGATGGCCCGCAATGTCGGCGCCGTCTCGGCGGCCGCCACCCAGATCAGCGGCACGGTCTCGCACATCACCGAGTCGAGCGCGTCCACCGCCGAGGGGGCGAACACCACCCGGCACTCGGCGGGGATGGTCAGCGGAGCGGCCGACGAGATCCGCTCCCTGATCGGCCAGTTCCGCTACTGA